A section of the Paracoccaceae bacterium genome encodes:
- a CDS encoding GNAT family N-acetyltransferase — MAPPIARAPVTDQPIEISAHASLHDIPATDWDACAAPDAASGRPLDPFTTHRFLLALEDSGSVGPGTGWQPRYLSAKIDGQIIAVAPLYAKGHSQGEYIFDHNWAHAFEQAGGRYYPKLQMTVPFTPATGRRFLIRPGLEDLGRAALIQGAMQIAEQNDLSSVHITFCTEDEADAGAGMGLLHRTTQQFHWVNDGYGDFDDFLASLSSRKRKNIRKERATAAAFGGQIVSLTGDQIQPEHWDAFWAFYQDTGARKWGTPYLTRDFFRIAHEVLRDDILLVLALADGVPVAGALNFIGREALFGRYWGALEDHPCLHFELCYYRAIDYAIEHGLARVEAGAQGSHKLARGYLPVATHSLHWIAEPGFRRAVADYLAAERRAVDEEIEVLTSYGPFRKVDAAEREVE; from the coding sequence ATGGCCCCTCCTATCGCCCGAGCGCCCGTGACAGATCAGCCCATCGAAATTTCGGCCCATGCCAGCCTGCACGACATCCCGGCGACGGACTGGGATGCCTGTGCTGCGCCCGATGCCGCGTCGGGCCGTCCACTGGATCCCTTTACGACCCATCGCTTCCTGCTGGCGCTGGAAGACAGCGGCTCGGTCGGGCCGGGCACGGGGTGGCAGCCGCGTTATCTGAGCGCCAAGATCGACGGGCAGATCATTGCGGTCGCGCCGCTTTACGCCAAGGGGCACAGCCAGGGCGAGTATATTTTCGATCACAATTGGGCGCATGCATTTGAACAGGCCGGCGGGCGCTATTACCCGAAGTTGCAGATGACCGTACCCTTCACGCCCGCCACCGGACGGCGATTTCTGATCCGTCCCGGATTGGAAGACCTTGGCCGCGCGGCCCTGATTCAAGGCGCGATGCAGATTGCCGAGCAGAACGATCTGTCTTCGGTTCACATCACATTCTGTACCGAGGATGAGGCTGATGCCGGGGCCGGGATGGGCCTGCTGCACCGCACGACGCAACAATTTCACTGGGTGAACGACGGCTATGGGGATTTCGACGATTTCCTCGCCTCGCTGTCGTCGCGCAAGCGCAAGAATATTCGCAAAGAACGCGCCACGGCGGCGGCATTCGGTGGTCAGATCGTCAGCCTGACCGGCGATCAGATCCAGCCGGAACATTGGGATGCCTTCTGGGCGTTCTATCAGGACACCGGAGCGCGCAAATGGGGCACGCCCTATCTGACGCGCGATTTTTTCCGTATCGCGCATGAGGTGCTGCGTGACGACATTCTGCTGGTTCTGGCGCTGGCCGATGGCGTCCCGGTTGCCGGGGCGCTGAATTTCATTGGCCGAGAGGCCTTGTTTGGCCGCTATTGGGGCGCCCTTGAAGATCATCCCTGCCTGCATTTCGAGCTCTGTTATTATCGCGCTATCGACTATGCCATCGAACACGGGCTGGCGCGCGTGGAAGCGGGCGCACAGGGCAGTCACAAACTGGCGCGCGGCTATCTGCCGGTGGCGACCCATTCGCTGCACTGGATCGCCGAACCGGGGTTTCGCCGCGCGGTGGCCGACTATCTGGCCGCCGAGCGCCGCGCCGTAGATGAAGAGATTGAGGTGCTGACAAGCTATGGCCCGTTCCGCAAAGTGGATGCGGCCGAGAGAGAGGTGGAATGA
- the rsmD gene encoding 16S rRNA (guanine(966)-N(2))-methyltransferase RsmD, which produces MRIIAGDWRGRTLTPVGKGDAGAHLRPTTDRIRESLFNMLTGGRFGDPITGARVLDLFAGTGALGLEALSRGAAHATFIDSGRIAQGLIRKNIALCGAAAATLKSLDATRLPVNPDAPYDLVFLDPPYGQWLGNLAMPIALQGGWLAQGALVVWEDEAEPTPTAGLKRLDSRRYGDTVVTIYEVEGP; this is translated from the coding sequence GTGAGGATCATCGCCGGTGACTGGCGCGGCCGCACCCTGACGCCGGTGGGCAAAGGCGACGCGGGCGCGCATCTGCGCCCCACAACTGATCGCATCCGCGAAAGCCTGTTCAACATGCTGACCGGCGGGCGATTTGGTGACCCGATTACAGGCGCGCGGGTGCTGGACCTCTTCGCGGGGACCGGGGCGTTAGGGCTGGAAGCGCTCAGCCGCGGGGCCGCCCATGCGACGTTTATCGACAGCGGGCGCATTGCCCAGGGGTTGATCCGCAAGAATATCGCGCTTTGCGGTGCGGCGGCGGCGACCCTGAAATCACTGGATGCAACCCGCCTGCCGGTGAACCCGGATGCGCCCTATGATCTGGTGTTCCTCGACCCGCCTTACGGTCAATGGCTGGGCAATCTGGCGATGCCGATTGCGCTGCAAGGCGGCTGGCTGGCACAAGGTGCATTGGTAGTTTGGGAGGATGAGGCCGAGCCCACTCCGACTGCAGGCCTGAAACGCCTCGACAGTCGGCGTTATGGCGATACGGTGGTGACGATCTACGAAGTCGAAGGCCCATGA
- a CDS encoding two pore domain potassium channel family protein encodes MVVQIALGSGLILGSIVIAGMLYWALRKVTNALRPWSLRPPHGPKVMILLCLSVLMSVAILSATIWMWAVTLRALGIFATLEASVYFSLTAFTTLGLTESELPFAWRLLGGMAAANGFLGFGMITALLVESLRDLRSKQRALD; translated from the coding sequence ATGGTGGTCCAGATTGCCCTCGGCAGCGGTTTGATCCTTGGGTCGATTGTCATTGCCGGCATGCTGTACTGGGCGTTGAGGAAGGTGACCAACGCGCTGCGTCCCTGGTCGCTGCGCCCACCCCATGGGCCGAAAGTGATGATTTTGCTGTGCCTGTCGGTGCTGATGAGTGTTGCAATCCTCAGCGCGACGATCTGGATGTGGGCCGTCACCCTGCGTGCGCTTGGGATATTCGCCACGTTAGAGGCTTCGGTCTATTTCTCGCTCACGGCCTTCACCACGCTGGGCCTGACCGAAAGCGAGCTGCCTTTCGCATGGCGGCTGCTGGGCGGGATGGCAGCGGCGAACGGGTTTCTGGGCTTCGGGATGATCACCGCGCTTCTGGTGGAATCGCTGCGCGATCTGCGCTCAAAACAGCGGGCGCTGGACTGA
- a CDS encoding 2-dehydropantoate 2-reductase, with translation MKIAVMGAGAIGGYFGGRLAQAGHDVWLIARGAHLAAMQADGLRITSPLGDAHVTDIHATGDPAEVGPVDVVMFMVKNRDVEIAAEAIKPMLRDDTLVVTCQNGVSAHERLGAVIGMHHVVPGVARIPASVPTPGTIKHDSDFEILLFGELDGTETARCQRLADALNDSPAATGLLSTTILNDIWAKFCSQSALASLTTLTGLDIGPLRENPVSGELFQNAIAEACAVADVILPDFPDTALEQYWGFIQRLPGTMHASMLDDLSAGKPLEHEFMSGEVVRLGTKHGVPTPIHSVLYAALKPIADQLEAAAS, from the coding sequence ATGAAAATCGCTGTGATGGGCGCGGGTGCAATTGGCGGATACTTCGGCGGTCGGCTGGCACAGGCGGGCCATGATGTCTGGCTGATCGCCCGTGGCGCGCATCTGGCCGCGATGCAGGCTGACGGCCTGCGGATCACCAGCCCGCTGGGCGACGCCCATGTGACAGACATTCACGCAACCGGTGACCCGGCCGAGGTTGGACCGGTCGATGTTGTGATGTTCATGGTCAAAAACCGCGATGTCGAAATCGCTGCCGAGGCGATCAAGCCGATGCTGCGCGACGACACATTGGTCGTGACCTGCCAGAATGGCGTCAGCGCGCATGAGCGTCTTGGCGCCGTGATCGGCATGCATCACGTGGTGCCCGGTGTCGCGCGCATTCCTGCAAGTGTCCCGACACCCGGCACGATCAAACATGACTCGGACTTCGAGATTCTGCTGTTTGGCGAACTGGACGGAACCGAGACTGCGCGTTGCCAGCGTCTTGCCGATGCGCTGAACGACAGCCCGGCGGCGACCGGGTTGCTTTCTACAACAATCCTCAACGACATCTGGGCGAAGTTCTGTTCGCAAAGCGCGCTGGCCAGCCTGACGACCCTGACCGGCCTTGATATCGGACCATTGCGGGAAAACCCGGTTTCTGGCGAGCTGTTTCAGAATGCAATTGCCGAAGCCTGCGCCGTCGCAGATGTCATTTTGCCAGACTTCCCCGACACCGCACTTGAACAATATTGGGGCTTCATCCAGCGCCTGCCCGGCACGATGCATGCCTCGATGCTGGACGATCTGAGCGCCGGAAAACCGCTGGAGCACGAGTTTATGAGCGGCGAGGTGGTGCGTCTTGGCACAAAACACGGCGTGCCGACGCCGATCCACTCGGTCCTTTATGCGGCACTTAAACCGATCGCGGATCAGCTTGAGGCCGCCGCCTCATAA
- a CDS encoding HAD-IA family hydrolase → MSLTTPSAVLFDCDGVLVDSEPITDTVLIANLAGYGLHLAPEQVTKMFTGGTIKGVEQSARSMGADLPADWIDRIYAATFEQLQAGTPLIDGVPEVLDALDLRGIPYAIGSNGPMAKMRITLGQHGLWDRFQGRIFSCHEHGDAKPAPDLYLRGAAATRQRPEDCVVIDDSVAGCRAGVAAGSRTIGFAHASDPESLRAVGADPVTSMAEVRALLGL, encoded by the coding sequence ATGTCCCTGACGACACCAAGCGCCGTCCTATTTGATTGCGACGGCGTGCTCGTCGATAGCGAGCCGATCACTGATACTGTGCTGATCGCCAATCTTGCCGGATATGGATTGCACCTTGCCCCCGAGCAGGTGACCAAGATGTTCACCGGCGGCACGATCAAAGGTGTCGAGCAAAGCGCGCGCAGCATGGGCGCCGACCTTCCCGCAGACTGGATCGACAGGATCTATGCCGCGACCTTCGAACAGTTGCAGGCAGGAACGCCCTTGATTGACGGCGTGCCAGAGGTGCTGGACGCGCTGGACCTGCGCGGTATTCCCTATGCTATCGGATCCAACGGGCCGATGGCGAAGATGCGGATCACGCTGGGCCAGCACGGGTTGTGGGACCGGTTTCAGGGACGGATATTCTCGTGCCACGAACACGGGGACGCCAAGCCTGCGCCGGATCTTTACCTGCGCGGGGCTGCGGCAACCCGCCAGCGCCCCGAAGATTGCGTTGTCATCGACGACAGCGTCGCAGGGTGCCGCGCCGGGGTCGCCGCAGGAAGCCGCACCATTGGTTTTGCCCATGCCAGCGATCCCGAAAGCCTGCGCGCCGTCGGGGCAGACCCCGTCACCTCGATGGCCGAGGTGCGCGCGCTGTTGGGGTTATGA
- a CDS encoding aminotransferase class I/II-fold pyridoxal phosphate-dependent enzyme, producing MLTTLQDQPQDKILMLVKMFRDDPRNDKVDLGVGVYRDASGNTPVMASVKKAEKMLWQAEQTKAYTGLAGDPAFGEAMRGLLLGDAVPADRVAAAATPGGTGAVRQALELIQMAAPEATVWISDPTWPNHPSIIKYLGMKMQTYRYFDEASRGVDFAGMMADLDAVKPGDVVLLHGCCHNPTGANLTGPEWSAVADLLVAKNVTPLIDIAYQGFGDGLEADAAGTRLIASRLPETLIAASCSKNFGIYRERTGILMAVAPDATARDKAQATLAYLNRQNFSFPPDHGARLVTMILNDADLRAEWEAELEAVRTSMLDLRTQLANALRERSGSDRFGFIAQHRGMFSRIGATPEQVLKMREDHGIYMVGDSRMNIAGLNAQTVPILADAIVAAGV from the coding sequence ATGCTCACCACCCTGCAGGACCAGCCACAGGACAAGATCCTGATGCTGGTCAAGATGTTCCGCGACGATCCGCGCAACGATAAAGTCGACCTTGGCGTCGGCGTCTACCGCGATGCCAGCGGCAATACGCCGGTGATGGCATCGGTCAAAAAGGCCGAGAAGATGTTGTGGCAGGCCGAGCAGACCAAGGCCTATACCGGTCTTGCAGGCGACCCGGCCTTTGGCGAAGCGATGCGCGGGCTGCTTCTGGGCGACGCTGTCCCGGCAGATCGCGTCGCGGCGGCGGCAACGCCCGGCGGCACCGGTGCGGTACGCCAGGCGCTTGAGCTGATCCAGATGGCCGCGCCCGAGGCGACGGTCTGGATTTCCGATCCGACCTGGCCAAACCACCCGTCGATCATCAAATACCTCGGCATGAAGATGCAAACCTACCGCTATTTCGACGAGGCTTCGCGCGGCGTCGATTTCGCCGGGATGATGGCCGATCTGGACGCGGTGAAGCCGGGCGATGTGGTGCTGCTGCACGGCTGCTGCCACAATCCGACAGGCGCGAATCTGACCGGTCCGGAATGGTCAGCGGTGGCTGACCTGCTGGTTGCGAAAAACGTGACACCGCTGATCGACATTGCTTATCAGGGCTTCGGTGACGGGCTGGAGGCGGACGCCGCCGGGACGCGTCTGATCGCCTCGCGTCTGCCCGAAACCCTTATCGCGGCAAGTTGTTCGAAGAATTTCGGCATCTACCGCGAACGCACCGGCATCCTGATGGCCGTGGCCCCGGATGCGACGGCGCGTGACAAGGCGCAGGCCACGCTTGCCTATCTGAACCGGCAGAACTTCTCATTCCCGCCGGATCACGGCGCGCGGTTGGTCACGATGATCCTGAACGACGCCGACCTGCGCGCCGAGTGGGAGGCAGAGTTGGAGGCGGTACGGACCTCGATGCTGGACCTCAGAACGCAGCTTGCGAACGCCTTGCGCGAACGCAGCGGATCGGATCGTTTTGGTTTTATCGCCCAGCATCGCGGCATGTTCAGCCGGATCGGGGCCACCCCCGAACAAGTGCTGAAAATGCGCGAAGATCACGGCATCTACATGGTCGGCGACAGCCGCATGAACATCGCCGGGCTGAATGCGCAAACTGTGCCGATCCTGGCAGATGCAATTGTGGCGGCCGGGGTCTGA
- a CDS encoding mechanosensitive ion channel has translation MDKILGLPIGTDRTVGDVITGDVVLGIALNVVAAFVILFVALTISGWVRRKLIRIATDNEELDLTLFSFLANILRYAILAMALVFILNRFGIQTTSLVAVIGAAGLAIGLAMQGALSSIAAGIMLVIFHPFRIGDFVEVDGLMGTVKDISIVATELATLDNLQVIVPNSNVWGAPDCVEKLRFRA, from the coding sequence ATGGATAAGATTCTGGGACTGCCGATCGGAACGGATCGTACCGTTGGCGATGTGATCACCGGCGATGTGGTGCTGGGCATCGCGCTGAATGTCGTTGCAGCCTTTGTGATCCTGTTTGTCGCGCTGACAATCTCGGGCTGGGTGCGGCGCAAGCTGATCCGCATCGCGACCGACAACGAAGAACTTGACCTGACGCTATTCTCGTTCCTGGCGAATATCCTGCGCTATGCTATTCTTGCGATGGCGCTGGTGTTCATTCTGAACCGGTTCGGGATTCAGACAACCTCGCTTGTGGCGGTGATTGGTGCGGCGGGTCTGGCCATCGGACTGGCCATGCAGGGCGCGCTAAGCAGTATTGCGGCGGGCATCATGCTGGTGATCTTTCACCCGTTTCGGATCGGCGATTTTGTCGAGGTCGACGGGCTGATGGGGACAGTCAAGGATATCTCGATCGTGGCGACCGAACTGGCGACGCTGGACAATCTGCAGGTCATCGTGCCGAATTCGAATGTCTGGGGCGCTCCGGATTGTGTTGAAAAACTCCGTTTTAGGGCCTGA
- a CDS encoding redoxin family protein, with translation MSIREGDTLPAATFVRKGPDEPEAVNLADLTTGRKIVVVAVPGAFTPTCHSAHMPTIIDAHGAIRAKGVDEVIVLSVNDMHVMKFWGEVTGAAAAGITLLADPQSKFTKAIGMDFTAEATGMIDRSSRYVMVVDDGVVTRFQPEDITGGCALTGGQAILDLL, from the coding sequence ATGAGCATCCGTGAAGGCGACACCCTGCCAGCCGCAACATTTGTGCGCAAAGGCCCTGACGAGCCCGAGGCGGTAAATTTGGCCGATCTGACCACGGGGCGCAAAATCGTCGTCGTTGCGGTGCCGGGCGCATTCACGCCGACCTGCCATTCGGCGCATATGCCAACGATCATCGACGCGCATGGCGCGATTCGCGCGAAAGGCGTGGACGAGGTGATCGTGCTTTCGGTCAACGACATGCATGTGATGAAATTTTGGGGCGAGGTGACCGGCGCTGCGGCGGCCGGGATTACCCTGCTGGCCGATCCGCAAAGCAAGTTCACCAAGGCAATCGGCATGGATTTCACTGCCGAAGCGACGGGCATGATCGACCGGTCGTCGCGTTATGTGATGGTCGTGGATGACGGCGTTGTCACGCGGTTCCAGCCCGAGGATATCACAGGTGGCTGCGCGCTGACCGGCGGGCAGGCGATCCTGGATTTGTTGTGA
- a CDS encoding 4a-hydroxytetrahydrobiopterin dehydratase, with product MTDVSEFDDLLANGWVLDGDSTGITKTFQFRNFVEAFGWMTRAAIIAEKMNHHPEWQNVYRTVEVRLTSHDTGGLSERDRKLAEKMDAL from the coding sequence ATGACTGATGTATCCGAATTCGACGACCTGCTGGCCAACGGCTGGGTGCTGGACGGCGACAGCACCGGGATCACGAAGACCTTTCAGTTCCGCAATTTTGTCGAGGCCTTCGGCTGGATGACCCGCGCCGCAATAATTGCCGAAAAAATGAACCACCACCCGGAATGGCAAAATGTGTACCGAACGGTTGAAGTCCGCCTGACCTCGCACGATACCGGGGGTCTGAGTGAACGGGACAGGAAACTGGCCGAAAAAATGGATGCGCTGTGA
- a CDS encoding ADP-ribosylglycohydrolase, which yields MSDLPDHFCPGCGAAQKVFPRYPWYFCKDCVKRATDGAGRALKFANTSAGGGFAFAYAAADDWVCCGHVLCRIQRRPVLVGEARFGGIVAQPVPDRPLESSPNDTINLKGKERYVPDDTKRRPI from the coding sequence ATGAGCGATTTGCCGGACCATTTCTGCCCCGGCTGCGGGGCCGCGCAAAAGGTGTTTCCCCGCTATCCCTGGTATTTTTGCAAAGACTGCGTCAAGCGCGCCACCGACGGCGCGGGGCGGGCGCTGAAATTCGCCAATACCAGCGCTGGCGGCGGCTTCGCATTCGCCTATGCTGCGGCCGATGACTGGGTCTGTTGTGGCCACGTGCTGTGCCGGATTCAGCGGCGCCCGGTTCTGGTGGGCGAGGCGCGATTTGGCGGCATTGTCGCCCAGCCGGTGCCGGACCGACCACTGGAAAGCTCGCCCAATGATACGATCAACCTGAAAGGCAAGGAACGCTATGTCCCTGACGACACCAAGCGCCGTCCTATTTGA
- a CDS encoding AAA family ATPase has product MVAQVHMITGLTGAGKSTYAERLRRDLGAVRFSIDDWNAVLFFPDRAPTSSFQWFYDRVQRCCKQMRATADHVLDAGQPAVFDCGFTNLH; this is encoded by the coding sequence ATGGTGGCGCAGGTTCATATGATCACCGGCCTTACCGGTGCCGGGAAATCCACCTATGCCGAACGCCTGCGGCGTGATCTTGGCGCGGTGCGCTTTTCCATCGACGACTGGAACGCGGTGCTGTTTTTTCCCGATCGCGCGCCAACTTCAAGCTTTCAGTGGTTCTATGATCGCGTGCAGCGCTGTTGTAAGCAGATGCGGGCCACGGCCGACCACGTGCTGGACGCCGGACAGCCTGCGGTCTTTGACTGCGGCTTCACCAACCTGCACTAA
- the smpB gene encoding SsrA-binding protein SmpB, with the protein MAKPKDNPNYKVIAENRRARYDYAIEEDIECGIQLMGSEVKSLRLNTANIAESYTTVDEGELWLVNSYIAPYDPAKTWGHEDRRRRKLLVSQRELAKMWQATQREGMTLVPLVLYFNHRGLAKIKIAIGKGKKNQDKRETSAKRDWQRQKARLIRDHG; encoded by the coding sequence ATGGCAAAGCCGAAGGACAATCCGAACTACAAGGTCATCGCCGAAAACCGGCGGGCACGGTACGACTATGCCATCGAGGAAGACATCGAATGCGGCATCCAGCTTATGGGGTCCGAGGTTAAAAGCCTGCGCCTGAATACCGCGAACATCGCCGAAAGCTATACCACGGTTGACGAGGGCGAGTTGTGGTTGGTCAACAGCTATATCGCCCCCTATGACCCGGCCAAGACCTGGGGGCATGAGGATCGGCGCCGTCGCAAACTGCTGGTATCGCAACGCGAACTGGCCAAGATGTGGCAGGCGACGCAGCGCGAAGGCATGACGCTGGTGCCGCTGGTTCTGTATTTCAACCATCGTGGTCTGGCGAAGATCAAGATTGCCATCGGCAAGGGCAAGAAGAACCAGGACAAGCGCGAAACCAGCGCCAAGCGAGATTGGCAACGTCAGAAGGCGCGCCTGATCCGCGACCACGGATAG
- a CDS encoding mechanosensitive ion channel — MTNYSVYPTRRAEWLFGVSYRAELKKAERIIRETIFNDPRAHAEPEPFIQVNNLGDFSVDFLVRVWCDRDNLFQFQADMKRAVKEAFDAEGIEIPFPTQTVIREG, encoded by the coding sequence ATCACCAATTATTCGGTCTATCCGACCCGACGCGCAGAATGGCTGTTTGGTGTCAGCTATCGGGCAGAACTGAAAAAGGCCGAGCGGATCATACGCGAAACCATCTTCAACGACCCCCGCGCCCATGCCGAGCCCGAACCGTTCATACAAGTCAACAACCTTGGTGATTTCTCGGTCGATTTTCTGGTGCGGGTTTGGTGTGATCGCGACAATCTGTTCCAGTTTCAGGCCGACATGAAGCGCGCGGTGAAAGAGGCATTTGACGCCGAAGGCATCGAAATTCCCTTCCCGACTCAGACGGTTATCCGCGAAGGGTAA
- the sseA gene encoding 3-mercaptopyruvate sulfurtransferase gives MTDDPRTLVSTDWLAARLKMPDVRLLDASWYLPADGRDGRAEYADRHIPGARFFDIDEISDKRSALPHMVPPVELFMPRMRAMGIGDGHQVVVYDGAGLFSAARVWWLFRLMGKTDVAVLDGGLPKWLAEGRDVTDEDPIIRDRHMTVSRQNRLVRDVTEVAAAAKLGDHEIVDARAPERFRGDAPEPREGLRAGHIPGSKNVPFKTLLNSDGTMRAPGELEAIFRNAGVDLNKPVITTCGSGVTAAVLFLALDRIGHRDHALYDGSWTEWGQYQDLKIATGEA, from the coding sequence ATGACAGATGATCCCAGGACGCTGGTCTCGACCGACTGGCTGGCGGCCCGGCTGAAAATGCCGGACGTGCGTTTGCTGGATGCCAGCTGGTATCTGCCGGCAGACGGTCGTGACGGGCGCGCGGAATATGCCGACCGGCATATCCCCGGTGCGCGCTTTTTTGATATCGACGAGATTTCCGACAAACGCAGCGCCCTGCCCCATATGGTGCCTCCGGTCGAGTTGTTCATGCCGCGCATGCGCGCCATGGGCATCGGCGACGGGCATCAGGTCGTGGTCTATGATGGTGCTGGCCTGTTTTCGGCGGCGCGCGTCTGGTGGCTGTTCCGCCTAATGGGCAAGACCGACGTTGCCGTGTTGGACGGCGGCTTGCCGAAATGGCTGGCCGAGGGGCGCGACGTTACAGACGAAGACCCGATCATCCGGGATCGCCACATGACCGTCAGCCGCCAAAACCGGCTGGTCCGCGACGTCACCGAAGTGGCGGCCGCCGCCAAGCTGGGCGATCACGAGATTGTCGACGCCCGCGCACCTGAACGGTTCCGCGGCGATGCGCCCGAACCGCGCGAAGGGCTGCGCGCCGGGCATATTCCAGGCTCGAAAAACGTGCCTTTCAAGACCTTGCTGAACAGTGACGGCACGATGCGCGCGCCTGGCGAACTCGAAGCGATATTCCGCAACGCGGGTGTCGACCTGAACAAGCCGGTGATCACCACCTGCGGATCCGGCGTGACCGCGGCGGTTCTGTTCCTGGCGCTGGACCGCATCGGCCACCGCGATCACGCGCTTTACGATGGCTCCTGGACGGAATGGGGCCAATACCAAGATCTGAAGATAGCCACCGGAGAGGCCTGA
- a CDS encoding RidA family protein → MEAVVGFSRAVRVGPFISIGGTAPVNADGETVGIGDVAAQSRQCLTIIKTALEQAGSGLHDVVRTRVILTDIERWREAIDVRKEFFADVRPVDTIMAVTRFVNPEWLVEFEVDAIIAGWQER, encoded by the coding sequence ATGGAAGCGGTTGTTGGGTTTTCCCGTGCAGTCCGGGTTGGTCCATTTATCTCGATCGGCGGCACCGCACCGGTGAACGCCGACGGCGAGACGGTCGGCATCGGCGACGTTGCGGCCCAATCGCGTCAATGCCTGACGATCATCAAGACTGCCCTGGAACAGGCAGGCTCCGGTCTGCACGATGTCGTGCGCACCCGTGTCATCCTGACAGATATCGAGCGGTGGCGCGAAGCCATTGATGTCAGGAAAGAGTTTTTTGCTGATGTCCGTCCGGTCGACACGATCATGGCCGTGACCCGTTTCGTGAATCCGGAATGGCTGGTCGAATTCGAGGTCGATGCGATCATTGCAGGATGGCAGGAACGCTGA
- a CDS encoding pyridine nucleotide-disulfide oxidoreductase, translating into MAHFVIVGGGQAAASLVAKLRTEGFDGQITLISAEPVPPYQRPPLSKAYLKGEMEEARLYLRPAAYYADQDITLKLGAAVTAIDASAKTLTVGDEVIAYDQLAMTTGSTPRRLPAAIGGDLKGVYEVRSLADVDGMRPAFQAGQRLLVVGGGYIGLEAAAVAAELDLQVTVIEMADRILQRVASPETSAFMADLHRSHGVKILENTGLDRLLGDDNVTGARLSDGTEIDADFAIVGIGVTPGSSLADAAGLTCDNGIAVNALGQTSDPSIWAAGDCASFPYRGGRIRLESVQNAIDQAETVAANMLGAETEYVPHPWLWSDQYDLKLQIAGLNTGYDQVVVRQVGDARSHWYYRGDRLISVDAMNDSRAYMVAKRLIEAGKSPAPEVVADPATELKPLLRA; encoded by the coding sequence ATGGCACATTTCGTAATAGTAGGTGGCGGGCAGGCAGCGGCATCGCTGGTGGCGAAACTGCGGACCGAGGGGTTTGACGGCCAGATCACCCTGATTTCCGCCGAACCGGTGCCGCCTTACCAGCGCCCGCCGCTGTCCAAAGCCTATCTGAAAGGCGAGATGGAGGAGGCGCGCCTGTACCTGCGCCCGGCCGCTTATTACGCCGATCAGGATATCACGCTGAAACTGGGAGCTGCGGTCACGGCCATTGATGCGTCTGCAAAGACCCTCACTGTGGGTGATGAGGTGATCGCCTATGATCAACTTGCAATGACCACCGGATCCACGCCGCGCCGCCTTCCTGCGGCAATAGGCGGCGATCTTAAAGGGGTGTACGAAGTCCGATCACTCGCCGATGTCGACGGCATGCGCCCGGCGTTTCAAGCTGGCCAGCGGCTTTTGGTGGTCGGCGGCGGATATATCGGTCTGGAGGCCGCAGCCGTGGCCGCCGAACTTGACCTGCAAGTCACCGTCATTGAAATGGCCGACCGTATCTTGCAGCGCGTCGCGTCGCCCGAAACCTCGGCCTTCATGGCCGATCTGCATCGCAGCCACGGCGTGAAAATCCTGGAGAATACCGGGCTGGACCGGCTGCTGGGCGATGACAATGTGACCGGCGCGCGGCTGTCCGACGGAACCGAAATTGACGCAGATTTTGCCATCGTCGGGATCGGCGTGACGCCGGGGTCATCGCTGGCAGATGCTGCCGGGCTGACCTGTGACAATGGAATTGCGGTGAACGCGCTGGGTCAGACATCTGACCCGTCGATCTGGGCGGCGGGGGATTGCGCGTCATTTCCCTATCGCGGCGGGCGCATCCGGCTGGAAAGTGTGCAGAACGCCATTGATCAGGCCGAAACCGTCGCAGCAAACATGCTGGGGGCGGAAACCGAGTATGTGCCGCATCCCTGGCTCTGGTCGGATCAATACGATCTGAAGCTGCAAATCGCCGGACTGAACACCGGATACGACCAAGTGGTCGTGCGCCAGGTCGGGGATGCACGGTCGCACTGGTATTATCGCGGGGACAGGCTGATCTCGGTCGATGCGATGAACGACTCGCGCGCCTATATGGTCGCCAAGCGGCTGATCGAGGCGGGTAAATCCCCGGCCCCAGAGGTGGTCGCCGATCCCGCGACCGAACTGAAGCCGCTGCTGCGCGCGTGA